One genomic segment of Theobroma cacao cultivar B97-61/B2 chromosome 6, Criollo_cocoa_genome_V2, whole genome shotgun sequence includes these proteins:
- the LOC18596356 gene encoding uncharacterized protein LOC18596356 yields the protein MEFDSKVAISWVPGLNGLAIFNEINMLIQTIGEVVREGNLDIIGGSTAHHTVYRVALQTGTVLSVIYKIPTLAGTKKIEKHKETVATFYLNEYSQMQWSFVYLLS from the exons ATGGAGTTTGATTCGAAGGTTGCCATTTCATGGGTCCCTGGGCTAAATGGGCTGGCTATCTTCAACGAAATCAACATGCTAATTCAAACAATTGGTGAAGTTGTCCGGGAGGGTAATTTGG ATATTATTGGTGGCTCTACTGCTCACCATACTGTTTATAGGGTGGCATTGCAAACCGGTACTGTTTTATcagtaatatataaaattccCACTTTGGCTGGgacaaaaaaaatagagaagcACAAGGAAACGGTAGCAACGTTCTATCTTAATGAG TATTCTCAGATGCAATGGAGTTTTGTGTATCTTCTGTCATAA
- the LOC18596355 gene encoding probable LRR receptor-like serine/threonine-protein kinase At1g56140 → MSTKTTPSSSKCFFFFFVIFFVVFSISNAQTQNATTDPSEVRALNSIFQQWETQAPDTWNISGEPCSGRALSDSDSLFEDSSNNPAIRCDCSFEKGTICHITRLRVFSLEKRGQIPEELLALRFLTFLKIDQNFFTGPLPAFIGNMSRLALLSVAQNSLSGPIPKEIGNLKELYMLSLGINNFSGTLPPELGNLVELQQLYINSCGFTGEIPSTFANLRNLQIVYASDNALTGKIPDFIGNNWTKLASLKLEGNSFEGPIPSNIGNLTSLTILRISGIYNGSSSLDFVRNLKNIADLVLRNVLLTGSIPTDIVEFQSLQKLDLSFNNLTGQIPSELFNMNSLTYLFLGNNSLSGTLPSQKSQSLKNIDISYNHLSGNLPSWIDSSLQLNVVANNFTLNSSDIRLLPGLQCLQRGFPCNRNAPRYANFAIKCGGPQMTADGILFEVENSTLGAATFNVTSTQKWAVSNVGLYEDRENPLYVQNTFAQVKSTNTPAIYQTSRISPVSLRYYGLGLENGPYTVNLFFAETAYPERSTQSWKSLGRRVFDIYIQGSLKVKDFDISKEAGGAERAITRNFTANVTENHLEIHLFWAGKGTCCVPEFGYYGPSISAISVVPDFKPTVSGLPPSSSNRKKQTALIVGIIVPVGVAALILICVIIFIKRRKEYDDDEEVLLAIGPRPNTFSYAELKAATEDFSPSNKLGEGGFGAVYKGTLSDGRVVAVKQLSVASHQGKSQFIAEVATISAVQHRNLVKLYGCCIEGKRHLLVYEYLENKSLDQALFGRSDLHLDWATRFNICLATARGLAYLHEESRPRIVHRDVKASNILLDAELCPKISDFGLAKLYDDKKTHISTRVAGTIGYLAPEYAMRGHLTEKADVFGFGIVALEILSGRPNTDNSLKDDKIYLLEWAWALHENNQSLDLVDPNLVGSDENEALRVMGVALLCTQGSPTMRPPMSRVVAMLAGDIEVSGVITKPSYLTDWDFKDLTGSFMTEDTQNSIATENTDNNSNININPGAAPNLSSVNVTEFSDIIEGR, encoded by the exons atGAGTACAAAGACGACGCCATCTTCTTCCAaatgcttcttcttcttcttcgtgattttctttgttgttttcAGCATATCCAACGCCCAGACTCAAAATGCTACCACGGATCCATCTGAAG TGAGGGCGTTGAACTCAATATTCCAACAATGGGAAACACAAGCACCAGACACTTGGAACATCAGTGGAGAGCCATGCAGTGGACGTGCTCTTAGTGACAGTGATTCTTTATTCGAGGATTCTTCTAATAACCCGGCTATTAGATGTGACTGTTCTTTTGAAAAGGGCACTATCTGTCACATAACTAGATT GAGGGTATTTTCTCTAGAAAAGCGAGGACAGATACCAGAGGAGCTTTTAGCTTTGAGATTTCTTACCTTCTT GAAGATTGATCAAAACTTCTTCACTGGTCCCTTGCCAGCATTTATTGGAAATATGTCCAGACTAGCGTTGCT GTCAGTTGCTCAGAATTCATTATCTGGACCCATTCCAAAGGAGATTGGAAATCTTAAAGAACTCTATATGCT GTCTCTTGGTATTAATAATTTCTCTGGAACGCTCCCTCCAGAGCTGGGTAATCTAGTTGAACTTCAACAACT TTATATTAACAGTTGTGGATTCACTGGTGAAATCCCCTCAACCTTTGCGAACCTTCGAAATTTGCAAATTGT GTATGCATCAGATAACGCTTTAACAGGCAAAATACCTGACTTTATTGGCAATAACTGGACAAAGCTGGCATCATT GAAACTTGAGGGGAACTCTTTCGAAGGGCCTATACCATCCAATATTGGAAACTTAACCTCACTGACGATTCT GCGAATTTCTGGTATATACAATGGGAGCTCTTCTCTTGATTTCGTTAGAAATCTAAAGAACATAGCCGACTT AGTTCTAAGAAATGTTTTACTAACTGGTAGTATTCCGACTGATATCGTAGAATTCCAATCTTTACAAAAGCT GGATTTGAGTTTCAACAACTTAACAGGCCAAATTCCAAGTGAATTGTTCAATATGAATTCTCTTACGTACTT GTTTCTTGGAAATAATAGTCTGTCCGGTACCCTTCCTAGTCAAAAGAGCCAAAGTCTAAAGAATAT AGATATATCTTACAATCATCTATCAGGAAATTTGCCCTCATGGATAGACTCAAGCTTACAACT GAATGTGGTGGCCAACAACTTCACACTCAACAGCTCAGACATAAG ACTTTTACCAGGATTGCAATGCCTTCAAAGAGGTTTCCCTTGCAACAGAAATGCTCCACGAT ATGCAAACTTTGCAATCAAGTGTGGTGGTCCACAGATGACTGCCGATGGGATACTGTTTGAGGTTGAGAACAGTACTCTGGGCGCTGCAACGTTTAACGTAACCAGTACACAAAAATGGGCAGTTAGCAACGTAGGTTTGTATGAAGACAGGGAGAATCCACTGTATGTGCAAAACACTTTTGCACAAGTGAAAAGCACCAACACTCCCGCGATTTATCAGACTTCAAGGATATCCCCTGTATCACTCAGATACTATGGCCTAGGCCTTGAGAATGGACCTTATACTGTAAACTTGTTCTTTGCGGAAACAGCTTACCCAGAGAGAAGCACTCAGTCTTGGAAGAGTCTAGGAAGGCGTGTTTTTGACATTTATATTCAG GGATCCCTCAAAGTGAAGGACTTCGATATCTCAAAGGAGGCAGGTGGAGCTGAGAGAGCAATTACTAGGAATTTCACTGCTAATGTGACAGAGAACCATCTTGAAATTCACCTGTTTTGGGCTGGTAAGGGGACCTGCTGTGTACCAGAATTCGGTTACTATGGTCCATCCATTTCAGCTATCAGTGTTGTCCCAG ACTTTAAACCAACTGTTAGTGGGTTACCACCGAGCAGTTCTAACAGGAAAAAGCAGACAGCATTGATTGTTGGTATCATAGTTCCTGTTGGAGTTGCGGCTTTGATACTGATATGTgtgattattttcattaagagaagaaaggaatatgatgatgatgaggaag TGCTTCTCGCAATTGGTCCTAGACCAAACACATTTAGCTATGCTGAGTTGAAAGCCGCCACAGAAGACTTCAGTCCTTCAAACAAATTAGGAGAAGGGGGATTTGGGGCAGTCTACAAG GGTACACTTTCTGATGGGAGGGTAGTAGCTGTGAAGCAACTTTCAGTAGCATCTCACCAAGGGAAAAGTCAATTCATTGCTGAGGTAGCTACCATATCAGCAGTGCAACATCGCAATCTTGTCAAACTATATGGATGCTGCATCGAAGGGAAAAGGCATCTCCTTGTTTATGAGTATCTTGAGAACAAAAGCCTTGATCAGGCACTCTTTG GACGCAGTGACTTGCATCTTGATTGGGCAACCCGCTTCAATATCTGCTTAGCAACTGCAAGAGGGTTAGCTTATCTTCATGAGGAGTCTAGGCCAAGGATTGTACACAGAGATGTTAAGGCAAGTAATATTTTGCTTGATGCAGAACTGTGCCCAAAAATATCTGATTTTGGATTGGCGAAGCtatatgatgacaaaaaaacGCACATCAGCACTCGGGTTGCAGGAACCAT TGGCTACCTGGCACCAGAGTACGCAATGCGTGGACATCTCACTGAGAAAGCTGATGTTTTTGGCTTTGGTATTGTTGCTTTGGAGATCCTCAGTGGTAGACCTAACACTGATAATAGCTTGAAGGATGACAAGATCTATCTTCTGGAATGG GCATGGGCTCTACATGAAAATAACCAAAGCTTGGATTTGGTTGATCCAAATTTAGTGGGGTCGGATGAAAATGAAGCTCTCCGAGTGATGGGAGTGGCACTTTTGTGCACTCAAGGATCACCAACGATGCGGCCGCCCATGTCTCGTGTCGTTGCTATGCTTGCAGGAGATATTGAAGTGAGCGGTGTTATAACAAAACCAAGTTATCTAACTGACTGGGATTTTAAGGATTTAACAGGCAGCTTTATGACAGAAGATACACAAAACTCCATTGCAACAGAGAATACTGACAATAATAGTAATATCAACATTAACCCAGGGGCAGCACCAAATCTTTCTTCGGTAAATGTCACCGAATTCAGTGACATTATCGAAGGAAGGTGA
- the LOC18596357 gene encoding probable LRR receptor-like serine/threonine-protein kinase At1g56140, with protein sequence MKERKMMIMSTKAPSSSKCFSFFFFFVIFFVAFSISNAQTQNATTDPSEVRALNSIFQQWETQAPDTWNISGEPCSGRALSDSDSVFEDSSNNPAIRCDCSFENGTICHITRLRVFSLEKRGQIPEELLALRFLTFLKIDQNFFTGPLPAFIGNMSRLALLSVAQNSLSGPIPKEIGNLKELYMLSLGINNFSGTLPPELGNLVELQQLYINSCGFTGEIPSTFGNLRNLQIVYASDNALTGKIPDFIGNNWTKLASLKLEGNSFEGPIPSNIGNLTSLTILRISGIYNGSSSLDFVRNLKNIADLVLRNVLLTGSIPADIVEFQSLQKLDLSFNNLTGQIPSELFNMNSLTYLFLGNNSLSGTLPSQKSQSLKNIDISYNHLSGNLPSWIDSSLQLNVVANNFTLNSSDIRLLPGLQCLQRGFPCNRNAPRYANFAIKCGGPQMTADGILFEAENSTLGAATFNVTSTQKWAVSNVGLYEDRENPLYVQNTFAQVKSTNTPAIYQTSRISPVSLRYYGLGLENGPYTVNLFFAETAYPERSTQSWKSLGRRVFDIYIQGSHKVKDFDISKEAGGAERAITRNFTANVTENHLEIHLFWAGKGTCCVPEFGYYGPSISAISVVPDFIPTVSGLPAGSSNRKNQTALIVGIIVPVGVAALILICVIIFIKRRKKYDDDEEVLLAIGTRPNTFSYAELKAATEDFSPSNKLGEGGFGAVYKGTLSDGRVVAVKQLSVASHQGKSQFIAEVATISAVQHRNLVKLYGCCIEGKRHLLVYEYLENKSLDQALFGRSDLHLDWATRFNICLATARGLAYLHEESRPRIVHRDVKASNILLDAELCPKISDFGLAKLYDDKKTHISTRVAGTIGYLAPEYAMRGHLTEKVDVFGYGIVALEILSGRPNADNSLEDDKIYLLEWAWALHENNQSLDLVDPNLVELDENEALRVMGVALLCTQGSPTMRPPMSRVVAMLAGDIEVSGVITRPSYLTDWDFKDLTGRFMTEDTQNSIASENTAPIPSSVNETEFSGIVEGR encoded by the exons atgaaagaaaggaaaatgatgaTTATGAGTACGAAGGCGCCATCTTCTTCCAAAtgcttctccttcttcttcttcttcgtaATTTTCTTTGTTGCTTTCAGCATATCCAATGCCCAGACTCAGAATGCGACCACGGATCCATCTGAAG TGAGGGCGTTGAACTCAATATTCCAACAATGGGAAACACAAGCACCAGACACTTGGAACATCAGCGGAGAGCCATGCAGTGGACGTGCTCTTAGTGACAGTGATTCTGTATTCGAGGATTCTTCTAATAACCCGGCTATTAGATGTGACTGTTCTTTTGAAAATGGCACTATCTGTCACATAACTAGATT GAGGGTATTTTCTCTAGAAAAGCGAGGACAGATACCGGAGGAGCTTTTAGCTTTGAGATTTCTGACCTTCTT GAAGATTGATCAAAACTTCTTCACTGGTCCCTTGCCAGCATTTATTGGAAATATGTCCAGACTAGCGTTGCT GTCAGTTGCTCAGAATTCATTATCTGGACCCATTCCAAAGGAGATTGGAAATCTTAAAGAACTCTATATGCT GTCTCTTGGTATTAATAATTTCTCTGGAACGCTCCCTCCAGAGCTGGGTAATCTAGTTGAACTTCAACAACT TTACATTAACAGTTGTGGATTCACTGGTGAAATCCCTTCAACCTTTGGTAACCTTCGAAATTTGCAAATTGT GTATGCATCAGACAACGCTTTAACAGGCAAAATACCTGACTTTATTGGCAATAACTGGACAAAGCTGGCATCATT GAAACTTGAGGGGAACTCTTTCGAAGGGCCTATACCATCCAATATTGGAAACTTAACCTCACTGACGATTCT GCGAATTTCTGGTATATACAATGGGAGCTCTTCTCTTGATTTCGTTAGAAATCTAAAGAACATAGCCGACTT AGTTCTAAGAAATGTTTTACTAACTGGTAGTATTCCGGCTGATATCGTAGAATTCCAATCTTTACAAAAGCT GGATTTGAGTTTCAACAACTTAACAGGCCAAATTCCAAGTGAATTGTTCAATATGAATTCGCTTACGTACTT GTTTCTTGGAAATAATAGTCTGTCAGGTACCCTTCCTAGTCAAAAGAGCCAAAGTCTAAAGAATAT AGATATATCTTACAATCATCTATCAGGAAATTTGCCCTCATGGATAGACTCAAGCTTACAACT GAATGTGGTGGCCAACAACTTCACACTCAACAGCTCAGACATAAG ACTTTTACCAGGATTGCAATGCCTTCAAAGAGGTTTCCCTTGCAACAGAAATGCTCCACGAT ATGCAAACTTTGCAATCAAGTGTGGTGGTCCACAGATGACTGCCGATGGGATATTGTTTGAGGCTGAGAACAGTACTCTGGGCGCTGCAACGTTTAATGTAACCAGTACACAAAAATGGGCAGTTAGCAACGTTGGTTTGTATGAAGACAGGGAGAATCCACTGTATGTGCAAAACACTTTTGCACAAGTGAAAAGCACCAACACTCCAGCGATTTATCAAACTTCAAGGATATCCCCTGTATCACTCAGATACTATGGCCTAGGCCTTGAGAATGGACCTTATACTGTAAACTTGTTCTTTGCAGAAACAGCTTACCCAGAGAGAAGCACTCAGTCTTGGAAGAGTCTAGGAAGGCGTGTTTTTGACATTTATATTCAG GGATCCCACAAAGTGAAGGATTTCGATATCTCAAAGGAGGCAGGTGGAGCTGAGAGAGCAATTACTAGGAATTTCACTGCTAATGTGACAGAGAACCATCTTGAAATTCACCTGTTTTGGGCTGGTAAGGGGACCTGCTGTGTACCAGAATTCGGTTACTATGGTCCATCCATTTCAGCTATTAGTGTTGTCCCAG ACTTTATACCAACTGTTAGTGGGTTACCAGCGGGCAGTTCTAACAGGAAAAACCAGACAGCATTGATTGTTGGTATCATAGTTCCTGTTGGAGTTGCGGCTTTGATACTGATATGTgtgattattttcattaagagaagaaagaaatatgaTGACGATGAGGAAG TGCTTCTCGCAATTGGTACTAGACCAAACACTTTTAGCTATGCTGAGTTGAAAGCCGCCACAGAAGACTTCAGTCCTTCAAACAAATTAGGAGAAGGGGGATTTGGAGCAGTCTACAAG GGTACACTTTCTGATGGGAGGGTAGTAGCTGTGAAGCAACTTTCAGTAGCATCTCACCAAGGGAAAAGTCAATTTATTGCTGAGGTAGCTACCATATCAGCAGTGCAACATCGCAATCTTGTCAAACTATATGGATGCTGCATCGAAGGGAAAAGGCATCTCCTTGTTTATGAGTATCTTGAGAACAAAAGCCTTGATCAGGCACTCTTTG GACGTAGCGACTTGCATCTTGATTGGGCAACCCGCTTCAATATCTGCTTAGCAACTGCAAGAGGGTTAGCTTATCTTCATGAAGAGTCTAGGCCAAGGATTGTACACAGAGATGTTAAGGCAAGTAATATTTTGCTTGATGCAGAACTGTGCCCAAAAATATCTGATTTTGGATTGGCGAAGCtatatgatgacaaaaaaacGCACATCAGCACTCGGGTTGCAGGAACCAT TGGCTACCTGGCGCCAGAATACGCAATGCGTGGACATCTCACTGAGAAAGTTGATGTTTTTGGCTATGGTATTGTTGCTTTGGAGATCCTCAGTGGTAGACCTAACGCTGATAATAGCTTGGAGGATGACAAGATCTATCTTCTGGAATGG GCATGGGCTCTACATGAAAATAACCAAAGCTTGGATCTGGTTGATCCAAATTTAGTGGAGTTGGATGAAAATGAAGCTCTCCGAGTGATGGGAGTGGCACTTTTGTGCACCCAGGGATCACCAACGATGCGGCCACCAATGTCCCGTGTCGTTGCTATGCTTGCAGGAGATATTGAAGTGAGCGGTGTTATAACAAGACCAAGTTATCTAACGGACTGGGATTTTAAGGATTTAACAGGCCGCTTTATGACAGAAGATACACAAAACTCCATTGCATCTGAGAATACTGCACCAATTCCTTCTTCAGTAAATGAAACCGAATTCAGTGGCATTGTTGAAGGAAGGTGA